TGCGCGGCAGCCGAGTGTCACGAGCGCAGTCGCTTCACGTGCTCCGCGGCCGGACCCTTCTGTCCCTGGACCACATCGAATTCGACGGCTTCGCCCTCGGTGAGCGACTTGTAGCCATCACCCTCGATGGCGGAATGATGCACGAAGCAGTCTTTCTGTCCATCCGCGCGCGTGATGAAGCCG
This is a stretch of genomic DNA from Gemmatimonadaceae bacterium. It encodes these proteins:
- a CDS encoding cold shock domain-containing protein codes for the protein MRTTGTVKWFNDAKGFGFITRADGQKDCFVHHSAIEGDGYKSLTEGEAVEFDVVQGQKGPAAEHVKRLRS